Within the Musa acuminata AAA Group cultivar baxijiao chromosome BXJ2-9, Cavendish_Baxijiao_AAA, whole genome shotgun sequence genome, the region TTTTTTAGAAACATAAAAAAGGCTAAAAACTTACTTGAAAAAAGAAGGCATATAAACATGCTTGGGGTTCTACTGCACTTTTTGTTGTATATTCCTTTGACAGCCATTCAAATTATCTGCATGTGCTCTATTATGTTTCAAGACATATCTAGACGACAAAAAACTATTCTATACTTTTGTGCTGTATTTCATTTGTCTTTGTAGGCTGGATTTCTGATTCATTAATTTTATATTGCAGTTGTGTTCCTCTTTACAACTTCAGCCATATATATAACTATGTGATGTCTTCTTCAAAGAGTTTTGTGGATAGGTGGGCTGCCAAAGGGCTCTTTTTTGTacatttttttttcatgatttaaCATTTTTTTACGGTCTTCCTCTGTGGCCATTCTTCTAGCTTTCTTGACAAAAGGGAACGACGTTATAATcctaagatgtttcctacaatacCCAAGGACAGATGGAGAAAAGGATCCCAGGTTACCATGCTAAAACCTTTGCATCTCTTTTGAAAAGATCAGTAGTTCTTTCCATTTACATTTAGAAGATAAGAAATGAACTTTTTGTTTAGCATTTAAGTTCCTATAGTTTCTTTAACTGCATTGACACTTCAATTCAGTGGACAATCTTGGTAAGAAAGCATGCTCAGATTGTGGTGGCTGATACTGTTGTGTTTCCAGAATTCAGGAGATTCTGCAAGGTAAGGAGTGAATTCATGTACATAGTTTTTCTTCTGAATTTTATTCGTTTTCTATTTTTGGTAATGTATTCTCTTTCATATTTGAGCCTAGTCTATGTGAAGTTGTGCAATATGTGTAATTCTAGTTTTGCTATATGCAAGATCATTTGTGTATCCATAACTCTAGATCCTATTCATTTCtctgatatatatatgtatatgtatatgtatatgtatatgtatatgtatatgtgtgtgtatatacacacacacatatacatacatattcatgcatacatacatatatgtgtgtgtgtgtgtgtgtgtataatcaCCTTCCTTGTAGTCAGATAGTTTTtgatacaagaaaattttaagcTTAAATAGAAATAAGCTAAATCTACTATCCTGAATTTTTATCTTGAGCAAAACCCGCAGAAGAAAAATTTTCATTTATCAAGTTTCAGCTTGCTTAAAAATCCATACCGAAATATTATATTAGAATTTACAGTCTGCAGTTAGGGCAGTCAGTAGCTGCTGTTATATGTCAGCAATGAATGAATAAAGCAGCTAAGAAGGTATTCAGATCATATAGTTGCTATTCTCTGACCAAGTTTATATTGGTAGGACAACATATTATGTTTGAGCACAATTAAGACATTATACTATCTTTCGTGTCAGGAATCCATGATCATAACTTAAATTCTGTATCTAATTACTGCTAGCAATTTTGGATGTTTCATGATGAGAACTGAGAAGAAATACTTCTAAACATTTTCCAGTATCTGCCATCTTATGTTAGATGCTGGTAGTTGAAAATGCACTAAAGTGATCATAGTAATAATATCTCAGTACTCTCAAAGAAGAAATGCTTTGGCAACAATGTCATCATAATTTGTCTTAACCTGATATTGCTTCATGTTTGTATTTTGTTGCCAGAACAACTGTGTTTGTGGCCTCAAGATTATGAGGaagtcaaaatattcatcatatctAGATGTGTTGTCCTTAGTCatttcaaatgaaatttttttatgatccagAAATTAATTGTTTCATTCagttcatcatggaaatttttacagAATCATGGACTATTGTATTTACCTTTTTGCAGAGGCGAATAGAACCAGTGCTTGGTGGAAAACAGAATCATGTGAGTTGACCATTTTGTTACCCTATAATTGATTGATGGCCTCTTGAGATACATTTATAATATTTGCTTGTCAAATGTAGCTACATAATTTAGCTGGTGTTTTGCTTCCCACTAGCTTTTAAGGTTAAGTGAATCATATTTGCTTTCTTGATGAGGGGAGATAAGTTGATGGTTTCATGCACTGCAATCATTCTGAGTGTTATTCAAGcaaaaaatttgtaattttgggaGGGTAAGAAATTTTGTCATTTCTGTACTTAAAAGCAAATATGTGAAACTGGCAACACATGTGCTTACCATGATATGCTGAGTGCTGATCATAATAAGAGAGAGGTAGAGATTTACATGAAATATTCTTAAAAAGAAATGGGTgagtattatatttttaaattcatgTACTTCAGTATAACTAATACCTTCCTCAGGTGTgcattctagttttctacctcTACCTGATAATTCAAGTCTGCATATGTGCCATAGCTTTGAAAAATTCAAGAAATCGTTTCGTGTAGGTTGGTGGATTAACCTAGTTTATGCCTACTGCACAAGCACAAGGATCATGGGAGGAGAGTATTGGGTTTGATTTTCCAAGTAAATAAACAAACCTTTTAGTAGGGATCTCAAACATTGCACTTTCGAGCGCAACTTGCAAATGCTATTTTTTAGCAAAAAAGAGATCCGATCTTCTAAAGACACTAAAGTTGTCATTAATGAAGATCATTGATAAACTACGAGATTGGAATGCCAAAAAATTACTTTAAATCAGAGCACAGATATGAGCTGTTcccttcaaaaataaaaataaaaatctgttCCCTAGTTTGGGTACATAGTCTCCTACAGGGAGCAGAGTATGAGATATCTGTGGGACAAACAAAGTCATAGTGTCTGATACATAAGTTGTTCATTTATTAGTGGATGAGAGCTCGTAAAAGGTGTCTTGTTAATCTCATTGATTTTCCACCTTCAATAACTGAGATTAACTGATTTAAACTCTTTGAAGTATGAGATATCTCAAACTATGTTCTTTAAGAGTCGATACAACTTGACTTTGTAAGGTAGAAATGATGAAGCTATATAACAGTCCATGTGTTGGGAAAAGTCCCACTAATGACAAATTTTGTGTTAGGAAAACGCCATTTACCTAAATAATGTTATTTTCATTGAACTATGGCTTTCTAATTATGCTGATTAGCATAGTACAGGTTTGGCTAAGAGGAATTCCTAGCATATCAATTTATATGCATGATTTACTTTCCTTAGTTTGAGTCAAGAGTTGCTCATCTGTGAAACTGAAATTGTGTGGTTGATGTATTTCTCCACAGAAGCATATACTGAAATTTTACCTTAAGAGACCTCCTTTCAGAATGAACTTCTGTTTAATGTATGTGCAGAAAGAAGCCGCTCAGAAGGAACACAACTGTATTCCAGATGAACACTATATGCAAACATTACTCTCTGTAAGACGAAATATACTTTTCTAATTTTGTTTGGCTAGCGCAATTCTGCATTTATCATCTGCATAGTGCATGTAAATCTTCACTGCATAATTGGCATGCAATATTTTATGCAGAATTAGACGTCATGTCTACTCAGAAAGCTTAATAAAAGGTTTTTTTAATgttaaagtttttctttttatagATGAATCAGCTTGAAGATGAACTGGAGAGAAGAACTTTAACATATACTTCATGGAACCAATCTATAGATGCACAGGAAAAAAATAATTGGCATCCAAAGAAGTTTGAGTTTGCTGATGCAAGCCTACAGCATATTACAGAAATAAGGGTGAATATTATCTAACATTTATATTACATATCAACAGAGTGCAGTGCATATGTTTCTGCATACCTTAAGAATATTTTATGCAATTATGATGGTTTTAGCATCTTTGTCTTTTGATATTCTTTCAtgtgaaaatttttattttgataatccATCTTTTTTATATGTATAGAAGTAATTACACATTTACATGTGTAACACATATGTACAGATATAATGTGTATGTATGTGGATGTAATCCATTGTAAATAATGATCATGTTGTCACTCTTTTGAGACAACTGATCATCATCTTGCCTGGACCTCCTTTACTCTGAGACTTGCTTGGACTTGTTGGAAGGGAATGGAACATCCTCATTTATCTAAGACAGAATGAGCTGCTTGATCCTGGCTATTGCCTGGAACATATGTCAGGAAAGAAAGAAACATGAGGATTTCCTTCCCTGTGTTGTCTAAAGCTTTGCCTTAGCTAATTTTTTGGATGGGGAATCCTGTATGAAAAACATTTTGATTTTTCTGATGAATGTTGATGGGCTTTGAGCCTATTTGTTGTTTATACGAAAAAGAAAGAAGGTACTTGGAGATTTGGTAGCATACACCTACAAGATAGGAGTTGAccttaaactaatttaaaaaaaggAAGAGTGGGAACAAATAGCTTTTGACAATAACTGAATCAGATAAGTTCTAAGACAGATGATGGTGGTGAGAATTCTAGTCTAGGTGATTAAATTAAATTACAAATTAAAATTTCATCCAACAGACATATGATCCATTTCGGAAAATTGTACACATGCAGATATTTACACTTATTCACCTCTCCAATTTGAGTAAATGGATTGAGATCAGGATGGAAATAACTTGACTTATTACCTTTATGAAGGGTTTTATTTTTGTAACATACCCAGTGTCAGCTGTTATGTAAACATATTGACCTAACCTAAATTGATTGAGACTTACTTTACCCATCAGTTGCAGCATATTTATTCTGACACACTATTGTTCTGATAAGCACCATGCCAGATTAACGAAGAAGTTGAGAAATTGATAAATGGATCGAGACATGAATACAATGTCTGTGCTACACACCATGTCAACAAGCACATAAAACCATTTATCTGATCTAATTTGATAGATAGCTAGCGGAATGGTTTGGAGAACTTGACTATCAATGAcagtgaaaatgaatgtcaacaaTTTGATCCTGAGTTTTCAAGAACACAGCCAAAGATTTAGCTTTAAATGTTATTTGATTCACACTTGTCAACTTATTAGATGATATTTATGATGTTAAACAAGTGATTTTGAGGAAATTTGTACTTCAGTTGAGAGAAATGTTCAGATAACTGTGAAAgtaatctataaaaaaaataaaaaaccttaAAGTTATTCTGTAAAAGCCTACGATAATTCtgaaaaatgataatgacaaatgaGTGAAGACTTTCTCCCTTTTTCAGATTGTTGACAGAAAGTGAATGCAACTTTTAGCATGTGATGGCCATGCCAGAGTGTTGGGAGGCTACTTCAAGAAAAGAACTCTTCCTGTTGGAAAATAGGTGAATAGTGttgatatgtgtgtgtgtgtgtgtgtgtgtttcttttttctttttgcttttttcaGTGAGGTTTACCTAAGGTTTCAAATTCTGTTCTGGTAGTAGTACATCTGGGTTGGTAAAGTACCAATATTTTTGCTACTGACCTAACAAAGTATAAAAAACAGTGTCAAGTTCAGTAATATCATGTTACTGACCTACTGGTATTATCAATTTGTCAGTAGACTGTGGAAGATTAAAGGTTGGATGAGGCTACATTCTTGTTTATTGTTAGAGAAGTGGGTTCAGTGGTTCTTTTTTGTTTCCTTGAGCGAACCTCATGCACAGGGTATGGTTCTTTTTCGTTTTGTTGAGTGAACCTCATGCACAGTGTATGTATCAGAATATTCTTAAAATAGAGCATCTCAAGGGTTTATATTATAGCAACAACAAGCAGTATTGTCCCAGCTACTAGTGCCGACTACATAAATCTTTTCTTCTCATTGAACTACCTCAGATCTCATATCTCATTAAAATTTGGGTATCACAAGTTGAGATAAAAGCATGCCTTTGTGTGAGTAAGTATTTTGATGCGGTAAATATGGTTCATTTTGCAAGCTTGGTTACATGGTATTGAACTTGATTTATTAGGATGTTTTTCTTGAAATCTTGTGGCAATTTTCTTTGCCGCCTATCTCAATTTCTCATCCTATATTTAGTATTTAAAAAACTGTCTTCTTTTTTGTTAATAAGTAAATGTTCTTTTCAGATTAACAGCTAAATTGTTCTCCATTATTTTGCAGAACATTAATCATATATACTATGAGACAGAATATCGAACGGAGTGGTGTCAATGCAATGTCATTTTTGTACCATGCTTCTTGTTCGCTAGAAAGTTTTCTCGCAGTGCGGCCATGCGCATTCTGAAGGAGGGCCTAATTGGACCATTTGATGCTGGTGCTGTATTATTTACTAGCTCCTAAATTCATACTAACACAGTTAGCAGCTCGATAATCGTACGGCGGTGCTTGAAGTTCAATGGTGCAATCGGATCATGCCTTCAGATCATCCGAAAATTGAACATTACCTGCAAAGTTCCAAATGGACAAAGGTGTCCTCACCAGCGGTTATTAGCAGAAAGGCGACAGTTATCTTTTCATTGATAGTACTAAATGAAATCTGAGAATTAATCGTCAGAGAGAAGAAGATGCAGGTTTGTACAGAATCTACACCATGACAGAGTAGGAGAAACCTCCTTTCAATACACGATGATAGCATATAAAGAGAGTTTGTATTGTCTGATGTAATATTTGGCTTATATATAGAGGGAATTGACATAGAACAAGTATAGGAATTGTATACTGCCAAGTGATTTTATTTCTGAGCAATTACTATAGATATTTTTTTCATACGAGCAAACAGTTTTTTAATCCACCATacatttttgtattttaattTCAGATGCTTGTTGTACGTTAATGTGGGTCAAAATCTCATAGTAGAATGTATGCGAAATGACGAGTTATCTCTTCATAGTTGGCTCAAGATACTTTGATGGATCACAGAACAATGGCATGAAACAACGAGGTATTGTTTCTTTCTAAGATAATAACATGGAAGATTGCAGCAAATACCGGATGGAGATTTGTGGAAAGAATAATCGTACTACAATATCAAGCAGCATGGTGCATCTGGAGACTTCACTTAAACTTGACTGCATCAATTTTCACGAAGATTTTGATCAAGGAATCTACGCTCTATCGGACCCTTCTCGGTATTGTTTGTAGTTTCTATATCTATTTGCTTTAATTttgtatttaattatatatatataatataatatataatatacaaGGAATTACAGCTTGTGTAAGCAAGAAACTTAGCTGTTGGGATTAGGACAGCAAACACAACATCTGTATCGTTGCCCAAGGGTTTGAGTTGTAGGGGAATGGCCTGGCCCTCGAGAGGAAAACAAGGGAAGAAGACAACGAGGAGCGAGGGAAGAGGCATCGATCGATCCCACGACCAGAGTCAGCTGCCAcatagagggaggaggaggaggaggaggagacgaagaGATGGACGAGGTATTGACCGCCGCGGACGTGGCGGCGTCGAATGCGTTGGCGGGTGACGCCCTTCCGCCGTCCCTTTCCTCCAATCTCCCACTCGTCTCCGCGCTCCTCGCCTTCTCCATCGCCCAATTCCTCAAACTCTTCACCACCTGGTCCGTCCTCGTTCACGCCCCATCCGAAAGTTTGCATATTTACAATGATTTCGCTACGGAAGCTCCCCAATTCCTCTTATTCTGATGTTATGCGTGATTGATTTGATGCCCATGCTTCACAGATAAAtgacttttttttaaaaaaaaatttgtgttTCTTGAATCTCTGCTAACTCTTTTATTTGAGCATTATGGTTGTTATAGTTATTCTGTGGTAAGCCTTCAATATGTCCATCCTAGACATGCAGGTACAAGGAGAAAAGATGGGATTCTAAGAGGTTGCTTGGCTCAGGTGGAATGCCTTCATCACATTCAGCTACGGTGGCAGCTCTCGCCATGGCTATAGGCCTACAAGAGGGGCTTCACAGTTCTTCATTTGCCCTTGCTGTAACTTTAGCAACCATAGTAAGTAGGAATTATCTAAATCCCTCAAGCTTTTTGATTAAGCaagttatttataatttttttgttgtcTTATGAGATTCATATATAGTTCTCGAACTGTACCAACTAAATTATGATATATACTATTCTAGTCATAAAATTTTGCCTTGTGTATGAATATGTCCAATATGGATGCATGACTATGTAATCACACACATCATGTTTCATGGCGGCTTGGCTACATGTCTTGAACTTCTTTGTGGACTTTGATGCTATTGTTATGTTTTCATCTTAAATGGTATACTGACAACTATATGTCTTGAACTTCTTTGTGGACTTCATcttattgttatttcttgatcttAAATGGGACACTGACAAATGACATTAACTTGGTTTGTGACTTGAAGTTGGTGCAGTACGAGATGCTAAAAAAAGAGTTTAATGTTCTTCATGTCTACTAAAGTAACTGCATATTTTAGCAAAAACATACCCCCATGTTAagatcatgatatgatttttctttacaTTTCATAGAGTTTATTTTAAACTCAAGCTGCAGCTTCTTTTGATGCTACAATAATTGATAGTCATACTTTCCATTCTCTTTGATACcagcataaaaaaaattattgttttgTGACATGGGTTCATGTCAATATTTTCTGGCATGCCACATTTCACCCATGTCTATATGTGCCAATGATATTGGCAACTCTTAAACTTGAGAGTGCCATAGAAACTACATGTGCACATTTGATGTCTTTAAAATCAAATATACTCATAATTAGATATTAATCTCAATCTAAATATTCTCAGGTTATGTATGATGCATCTGGAATCCGACTGCATGCTGGTCGGCAAGCTGAGGTAAAATCTCAAAGTACAGCTTGATGTTTTGATCTTATCTTTATGTAGAATCAGTTCTATGGGATGCATGCCAAAATACTTCGAACATTAAGTTTTTGGGACTTTCCAATTTTAATAGGGATTGAATCTGCAACTGGTTGACCTTACAGAAAGAATGTCATTTTCATTACCAAATTTTTTGTGACTTAGATAACGAAGATATTGGTTAGTTTTTGCAATTTCCACTGTTAAG harbors:
- the LOC135584690 gene encoding glycosyltransferase BC10-like isoform X2, coding for MTAMKKRASPPTLWLGLQLILWLSVLACTLALIGIGSRSPSPAALVEVPFSGTPKIAFLFLARSNLPLDFLWHAFFQNAEEDKYSIYVHSEPGFVFDRTTTRSPFFFGRQIQDSIKVVWGEATMIEAERLLFAAALKDPANRRFALISDSCVPLYNFSHIYNYVMSSSKSFVDSFLDKRERRYNPKMFPTIPKDRWRKGSQWTILVRKHAQIVVADTVVFPEFRRFCKRRIEPVLGGKQNHKEAAQKEHNCIPDEHYMQTLLSNINHIYYETEYRTEWCQCNVIFVPCFLFARKFSRSAAMRILKEGLIGPFDAGAVLFTSS
- the LOC135584690 gene encoding glycosyltransferase BC10-like isoform X3, encoding MTAMKKRASPPTLWLGLQLILWLSVLACTLALIGIGSRSPSPAALVEVPFSGTPKIAFLFLARSNLPLDFLWHAFFQNAEEDKYSIYVHSEPGFVFDRTTTRSPFFFGRQIQDSIKVVWGEATMIEAERLLFAAALKDPANRRFALISDSCVPLYNFSHIYNYVMSSSKSFVDSFLDKRERRYNPKMFPTIPKDRWRKGSQWTILVRKHAQIVVADTVVFPEFRRFCKRRIEPVLGGKQNHKEAAQKEHNCIPDEHYMQTLLSMNQLEDELERRTLTYTSWNQSIDAQEKNNWHPKKFEFADASLQHITEIRIVDRK
- the LOC135584690 gene encoding glycosyltransferase BC10-like isoform X1, translated to MTAMKKRASPPTLWLGLQLILWLSVLACTLALIGIGSRSPSPAALVEVPFSGTPKIAFLFLARSNLPLDFLWHAFFQNAEEDKYSIYVHSEPGFVFDRTTTRSPFFFGRQIQDSIKVVWGEATMIEAERLLFAAALKDPANRRFALISDSCVPLYNFSHIYNYVMSSSKSFVDSFLDKRERRYNPKMFPTIPKDRWRKGSQWTILVRKHAQIVVADTVVFPEFRRFCKRRIEPVLGGKQNHKEAAQKEHNCIPDEHYMQTLLSMNQLEDELERRTLTYTSWNQSIDAQEKNNWHPKKFEFADASLQHITEIRNINHIYYETEYRTEWCQCNVIFVPCFLFARKFSRSAAMRILKEGLIGPFDAGAVLFTSS
- the LOC103998646 gene encoding uncharacterized protein LOC103998646, producing the protein MDEVLTAADVAASNALAGDALPPSLSSNLPLVSALLAFSIAQFLKLFTTWYKEKRWDSKRLLGSGGMPSSHSATVAALAMAIGLQEGLHSSSFALAVTLATIVMYDASGIRLHAGRQAELLNHIVCELPPEHPVSNSRPLRELLGHTPLQVCAGAILGCIVSILMKNSV